A part of Limihaloglobus sulfuriphilus genomic DNA contains:
- the mfd gene encoding transcription-repair coupling factor: MNYGRLKSINKLCRSLKKQGEKPELFFAEGSWGSFPSLLADILNTSTKRAVCIISPHIETSENLCEDMPALTGRSGIYFPAWESEPDLTESADETGSERISIALKLDELKSGGKDKPAIFTPVQALCQPLPSPESLKKSSLNLSVGQSIEFELIIEWLTDSGFESIDRVDIPGQFAHRGGIIDIFCSNTQLKGGGPKTAGIDSPPVRIEFFGDVIESIRPFDLDTQLSGGDVAAVSITPPTPSTSLAKSIQMLELLARDTIIILQEPASVQEVAELFCSRLSGVELFSWRQIAEKLNGFDTVHLSSFGSGAPKSIRLNVESVQEYKTDSKDFFSGHKDTLQSLYKRAGEGTDIEFFCRNEAERKRVSEIFTEQKLVLPKNFALRVGDISAGFILPEMPKIFIAHHEVFGQYSLRRRIRASHQGIPVESPLDLKPLDLVVHLSYGIGRYMGITEMDSGGGKSEFLTLKFADEVTIHVPVKHISLVHKYIGAAGAEPKLSKIGTRKWENQKQNVSDSLKDMAAELLELQAKRQGNSGIRFDPDNDWQLEFEETFPYQETADQITAIHQIKEDMITERPMDRLLCGDVGYGKTELAMRAAFKAVQSGMQVALLVPTTVLCAQHGRTFAQRFADYPVSIGVLNRFTTPLEKRRIINETARGQLDILIGTHRILSKDITFSNLGLIIIDEEQRFGVAHKEKLKMLRANVDILTMTATPIPRTLHMSLIGLRDISSLQTPPLDRRSITTVVERYSDEAVKKALLRELSREGQVYFLHNRVKDIEKYANRICRLVPNASVEIAHGQMPKSKLEKAMTKFVLGKADILVSTTIIESGLDIPNANTIIINNSDRFGLAQLHQLRGRVGRYRNKAYAHLLIPPERPIRPVAARRLKAIEEYSHLGAGFKIALRDLEIRGAGNILGPEQSGHINTVGFELYSRLLSNAVKQLKGEPVITSPMAAVNLGMPDYIPRSYIPSDAQRMEIYRKIAESPETEDLTRLHEQLKDIYGPVPVQVRRIIDTAQIRLLASKWQIKSITLSGNSVVFTFPRNNPRTVSDSGGLFARTSAKVKIIDPYTIHLEFKPAAMEPETLISILRKILSQKR, encoded by the coding sequence TTGAACTATGGCAGACTAAAATCTATTAACAAGCTCTGCCGCTCACTGAAAAAACAGGGTGAAAAGCCTGAGCTTTTTTTTGCGGAGGGATCATGGGGTTCGTTTCCTTCGCTTCTTGCTGACATTTTAAATACAAGCACCAAACGTGCGGTATGTATTATCAGCCCTCACATCGAAACATCGGAGAATCTCTGCGAAGATATGCCCGCACTTACCGGCCGCAGCGGAATATATTTTCCCGCATGGGAATCTGAGCCGGATCTAACCGAGTCAGCCGACGAAACCGGATCAGAGCGGATTTCCATCGCCCTCAAACTTGATGAGCTCAAATCAGGCGGCAAAGATAAACCGGCTATATTCACGCCCGTGCAGGCGCTTTGTCAGCCGCTGCCCTCTCCGGAGAGTCTGAAAAAATCTTCTTTGAATCTTTCCGTCGGCCAGAGCATTGAGTTTGAGCTGATCATTGAATGGCTTACGGACAGCGGATTTGAAAGCATTGACCGTGTCGATATTCCCGGCCAGTTTGCCCATCGCGGCGGTATAATAGATATTTTCTGCTCGAATACCCAGCTCAAGGGCGGCGGCCCGAAAACTGCGGGGATTGATTCTCCGCCTGTCAGGATAGAATTCTTCGGCGATGTTATCGAAAGCATCCGCCCCTTTGACCTTGACACACAGCTCTCCGGGGGAGATGTCGCCGCTGTGAGCATAACCCCGCCAACCCCTTCAACCAGCCTGGCAAAATCGATACAGATGCTCGAGCTGCTGGCTCGGGATACAATAATAATACTCCAGGAACCCGCTTCGGTGCAGGAAGTGGCAGAGCTTTTCTGTTCACGGCTCAGCGGCGTTGAGCTCTTTTCCTGGCGGCAGATCGCAGAAAAACTAAACGGCTTCGACACCGTTCATCTAAGCAGCTTCGGTTCCGGAGCCCCAAAATCGATACGCCTAAATGTTGAATCGGTACAGGAATACAAGACCGACTCGAAGGATTTCTTCTCCGGACACAAGGACACCCTGCAATCGCTTTACAAGAGAGCCGGCGAAGGAACAGATATTGAGTTTTTCTGCCGCAACGAGGCGGAGAGAAAACGTGTCAGCGAGATATTCACCGAACAAAAGCTGGTTTTACCGAAAAATTTCGCTCTTCGTGTCGGAGATATCTCTGCGGGATTTATTCTGCCGGAGATGCCGAAAATATTCATCGCCCATCATGAGGTTTTCGGCCAGTACTCGCTGAGACGGCGAATAAGGGCATCGCATCAGGGAATCCCGGTTGAAAGCCCGCTGGATTTGAAACCTCTCGACCTGGTTGTGCATTTGAGCTACGGCATCGGCAGGTACATGGGGATAACCGAGATGGATTCCGGCGGCGGCAAATCTGAATTTCTGACACTGAAATTCGCCGACGAAGTTACAATTCACGTGCCGGTAAAACACATTTCGCTTGTACATAAATATATCGGGGCTGCCGGAGCCGAGCCAAAGCTGAGCAAAATCGGTACCCGCAAATGGGAAAACCAGAAACAGAACGTTTCCGATTCGCTCAAAGATATGGCGGCGGAGCTTCTTGAATTACAGGCAAAGCGACAGGGCAACAGCGGCATCAGATTCGACCCTGATAACGACTGGCAGCTTGAATTCGAGGAGACCTTTCCATACCAGGAAACCGCAGACCAGATAACCGCCATTCATCAGATAAAAGAGGACATGATAACCGAGAGGCCGATGGACAGGCTTTTGTGCGGCGACGTAGGCTACGGCAAGACCGAACTGGCAATGCGTGCGGCGTTTAAGGCGGTTCAATCCGGAATGCAGGTAGCCCTGCTTGTGCCGACAACTGTGCTTTGTGCCCAGCACGGGCGCACCTTTGCCCAGAGGTTCGCGGACTATCCGGTATCAATAGGTGTTTTGAACAGGTTTACCACACCTCTTGAAAAACGGAGAATCATAAACGAAACTGCCCGCGGACAGCTCGACATTCTCATCGGCACTCACCGGATTTTGAGCAAGGACATCACATTTTCAAACCTCGGGCTGATTATAATCGATGAGGAGCAGCGATTCGGCGTCGCCCACAAGGAAAAGCTCAAAATGCTGCGGGCAAACGTTGATATACTTACGATGACTGCCACGCCAATACCGCGTACGCTGCATATGTCGCTTATCGGCCTGCGGGATATCAGCTCGCTGCAGACACCACCGCTCGACCGCAGAAGCATTACGACCGTGGTGGAACGGTACAGCGATGAGGCGGTAAAAAAGGCACTTCTGCGGGAACTGAGCAGAGAGGGCCAGGTGTATTTTCTTCATAACAGGGTAAAAGATATCGAAAAATACGCCAACCGGATATGCCGGCTTGTGCCGAACGCTTCAGTTGAAATCGCTCACGGACAGATGCCAAAGAGCAAGCTCGAAAAGGCAATGACAAAGTTCGTGCTGGGTAAGGCCGACATACTTGTAAGCACGACAATCATAGAATCCGGGCTGGATATCCCCAACGCCAACACGATAATCATCAACAATTCCGACAGATTCGGCCTCGCCCAGCTCCATCAGCTCCGGGGGCGTGTCGGCAGATACCGCAACAAGGCGTACGCCCACCTCCTAATACCGCCGGAGCGGCCAATCCGTCCGGTTGCCGCCCGCCGGCTCAAGGCGATAGAGGAATACTCACATCTGGGAGCTGGATTCAAGATAGCGCTTCGCGATTTGGAAATACGCGGCGCGGGCAACATACTTGGCCCCGAGCAGTCAGGGCACATAAACACCGTTGGCTTTGAGCTTTACAGCAGGCTGTTGAGCAATGCGGTCAAACAGCTAAAAGGAGAACCTGTAATAACATCACCGATGGCGGCAGTCAATCTCGGAATGCCCGACTACATACCCAGAAGCTATATCCCCTCAGATGCCCAGAGGATGGAAATATACCGTAAAATCGCTGAAAGCCCTGAAACAGAAGACCTTACAAGGCTTCACGAGCAGCTCAAGGACATTTACGGCCCCGTTCCGGTTCAGGTTAGAAGGATAATTGACACCGCCCAGATAAGGCTGCTGGCCTCGAAGTGGCAAATAAAGAGCATAACACTTTCAGGAAACAGCGTTGTGTTCACTTTTCCGCGTAATAATCCAAGAACGGTATCCGATTCGGGCGGACTCTTTGCCAGAACTTCAGCAAAGGTAAAGATAATCGACCCCTACACAATTCATCTTGAATTTAAGCCTGCCGCGATGGAGCCGGAGACTCTTATCAGTATTTTGAGAAAAATTCTTAGCCAAAAACGCTAA
- the purM gene encoding phosphoribosylformylglycinamidine cyclo-ligase, whose product MSEYLSYEQSGVSIDANDRMVERIKDSVARTHSPRVINLHGGFAGLFSLENSPDFKKNYKNPVLVSCTDGVGTKVILAKEMQKFDTVGTDLVAMSVNDMIVMGAEPLFFLDYLAVDKLDPERVAEMVSGIAKACEEAGCALIGGETAEMPDLYSKNEFDMAGFAVGVVERDRIIKGDAARPGDVLLGLASSGIHSNGFSLVRKICFEKAQLGIKDTVSELGGKTLGSALLEPTRIYVQPIVKLLEQYPDKCPIHAMAHITGGGLVGNIPRVLPENCDAVIDRGSWDVPEIFKWLEKLGPVEEREMFRVFNMGIGYVMAVDADEAENISKKLAAQGQRVYRIGTIEPGGRKVKLI is encoded by the coding sequence ATGAGTGAGTACCTCAGCTATGAACAATCCGGCGTAAGCATCGACGCTAACGACAGAATGGTTGAACGGATAAAGGATTCCGTCGCCAGGACTCACTCGCCTCGGGTAATAAATCTGCACGGCGGATTCGCAGGGCTTTTCAGCCTGGAAAACTCTCCAGATTTCAAAAAAAATTATAAAAATCCGGTTCTGGTCTCCTGCACTGACGGGGTCGGGACAAAGGTTATACTTGCCAAAGAGATGCAGAAATTTGACACAGTCGGCACAGACCTGGTGGCAATGAGCGTCAACGATATGATAGTCATGGGAGCCGAGCCGCTGTTTTTCCTCGATTATCTGGCGGTTGACAAGCTGGACCCCGAACGTGTGGCAGAGATGGTCTCAGGCATAGCAAAGGCATGTGAAGAAGCCGGCTGCGCACTTATCGGCGGTGAAACGGCGGAGATGCCGGATCTCTACTCGAAAAATGAATTTGATATGGCAGGCTTCGCCGTCGGCGTGGTCGAGCGGGACAGGATAATAAAGGGCGACGCCGCCAGACCGGGAGATGTTTTGCTGGGGCTGGCTTCGAGCGGAATCCATTCAAACGGATTTTCGCTTGTCCGCAAGATATGCTTTGAAAAGGCACAACTCGGCATCAAGGACACTGTCAGCGAGCTGGGCGGCAAAACCCTTGGCAGCGCCCTGCTTGAGCCGACACGGATATACGTCCAACCGATAGTGAAACTGCTTGAACAGTATCCCGACAAATGCCCCATACATGCGATGGCACACATAACCGGCGGCGGCCTGGTGGGCAACATCCCCCGCGTACTGCCGGAGAACTGCGACGCGGTAATCGATCGCGGCAGCTGGGACGTGCCGGAGATATTTAAATGGCTTGAAAAACTCGGCCCCGTTGAAGAGAGGGAGATGTTCAGGGTCTTTAACATGGGAATCGGCTATGTTATGGCTGTTGATGCAGATGAAGCTGAAAATATCAGTAAAAAGTTAGCCGCTCAAGGACAAAGAGTTTACCGTATCGGCACGATTGAGCCCGGCGGCAGAAAAGTGAAACTCATTTAG
- the purF gene encoding amidophosphoribosyltransferase: MSNIKEECGVFGIWDGPESVNKTYLGLFSLQHRGQESAGIASTTGEEINGFTGMGTVGRVFRPTRDVLPRLTRNCKGAIGHVRYSTSGSSSIHNAQPQIAEYSQGSIAIAHNGNLTNASLLRDEYEAYGSIFKSTNDTETIIHLLAKPTHVIKPDPIAHVLGHLQGAFCVLMMFTDRIEAARDPYGIRPLSIGKTKSGRYCVASESCAFEAIEAEFVRDVEPGEIVSIDENGISSRRFAEKKPELAQCIFENVYFARQNSKIFGENVYISRKKMGRQLAKEHPAEADVVIPIPDSGTAAAIGFSHESSIPFEMGFVRSHYVGRSFIAPSDELRKQAIKLKLAIVREVVDGKRVVVVDDSIVRGNTTKGKIQSLRENGAKEVHIRICCPPVKFPCFYGVDFPTKDELIANKMNIEELRGFLGADSLGYISLEGMVGCMDQPAKSFCTACWDGNYKVPTYSQGGKYSMERYQRNLFEDLEIENE; the protein is encoded by the coding sequence ATGTCAAATATCAAAGAAGAATGCGGTGTTTTCGGGATCTGGGACGGCCCTGAAAGCGTAAACAAAACTTATCTGGGGCTTTTCAGCCTTCAGCATCGCGGCCAGGAATCTGCCGGGATCGCCTCGACAACCGGTGAAGAAATCAACGGTTTTACCGGCATGGGAACTGTCGGCAGGGTATTCCGCCCGACACGCGACGTCCTGCCGCGGCTGACGAGAAACTGCAAAGGCGCCATCGGTCATGTAAGATACTCAACCTCCGGCTCAAGCAGTATCCACAACGCCCAGCCGCAGATAGCTGAATACTCCCAGGGCAGCATTGCCATAGCCCATAACGGCAACCTCACCAACGCGTCTCTGTTAAGAGATGAATACGAGGCGTACGGCAGCATTTTTAAATCCACCAATGACACGGAAACCATCATACACCTGCTTGCCAAACCAACGCATGTCATCAAGCCCGACCCAATAGCCCATGTTCTGGGCCATCTTCAAGGCGCTTTCTGCGTCCTTATGATGTTCACCGACCGGATCGAAGCCGCCCGCGACCCCTACGGCATACGGCCTCTGTCAATCGGCAAAACGAAGTCGGGCAGGTACTGCGTCGCCAGCGAGAGCTGCGCATTTGAAGCGATCGAGGCGGAATTTGTCAGGGATGTTGAACCCGGAGAAATCGTAAGTATTGACGAAAACGGGATTTCCAGCAGACGATTTGCCGAGAAGAAACCGGAACTGGCCCAGTGCATCTTTGAGAATGTTTACTTTGCCAGGCAGAACAGCAAGATATTCGGCGAGAATGTTTACATCTCCCGCAAAAAAATGGGCCGGCAGCTCGCCAAAGAACATCCGGCAGAGGCCGATGTTGTGATCCCGATACCCGATTCGGGCACAGCCGCGGCAATAGGGTTTTCTCACGAGAGCTCAATACCCTTTGAAATGGGATTTGTGCGGAGCCACTATGTCGGCCGCTCGTTTATAGCGCCTTCGGATGAACTGCGGAAGCAGGCAATCAAACTCAAGCTCGCCATTGTCAGAGAAGTGGTTGACGGCAAACGGGTTGTGGTGGTTGATGACTCTATCGTCAGGGGCAATACCACAAAGGGCAAAATTCAAAGCCTTCGCGAAAACGGCGCCAAAGAGGTGCATATCCGAATCTGCTGCCCGCCGGTTAAATTCCCGTGTTTCTACGGTGTTGATTTTCCAACAAAAGACGAGCTTATAGCCAACAAAATGAATATCGAAGAGCTGAGAGGCTTCCTCGGAGCTGACTCTTTGGGGTATATCTCGCTTGAGGGTATGGTTGGATGCATGGATCAGCCGGCAAAATCATTCTGCACGGCATGCTGGGACGGAAACTACAAGGTGCCCACCTACAGCCAGGGCGGAAAATACTCCATGGAACGCTACCAGAGAAACCTCTTTGAAGACCTGGAGATTGAGAATGAGTGA